A genomic segment from Streptomyces sp. NBC_01233 encodes:
- a CDS encoding metal-dependent transcriptional regulator, whose translation MSGLIDTTEMYLRTILELEEEGVVPMRARIAERLDQSGPTVSQTVARMERDGLVAVASDRHLELTEEGRRLATRVMRKHRLAECLLVDVIGLEWEQVHAEACRWEHVMSEAVERRVLELLRHPTESPYGNPIPGLEELGEKAEADPFLEDGMVSLSELDPGAEGKTVVVRRIGEPIQTDAQLMYTLRRAGVQPGSVVSVTESPGGVLVGSGGEAAELGAEVASHVFVAKR comes from the coding sequence ATGTCCGGACTGATCGATACCACGGAGATGTATCTCCGCACCATCCTTGAGCTGGAGGAGGAAGGTGTGGTCCCCATGCGCGCCCGTATCGCCGAACGGCTGGACCAGAGCGGCCCGACGGTGAGCCAGACGGTGGCGCGGATGGAGCGGGACGGCCTGGTGGCCGTCGCCAGTGACCGGCACCTCGAGCTGACCGAGGAGGGGCGACGGCTGGCGACGCGCGTGATGCGCAAGCACCGGCTCGCGGAGTGCCTGCTCGTCGACGTCATCGGCCTGGAGTGGGAGCAGGTGCACGCCGAGGCCTGCCGCTGGGAGCACGTGATGAGCGAGGCGGTGGAACGGCGGGTGCTGGAGCTGCTGCGCCACCCGACCGAATCGCCGTACGGGAACCCGATCCCGGGGCTGGAGGAGCTGGGCGAGAAGGCCGAGGCGGACCCGTTCCTGGAGGACGGCATGGTCAGCCTGTCCGAGCTCGACCCGGGTGCGGAGGGCAAGACCGTCGTCGTGCGCCGGATCGGCGAGCCGATCCAGACGGACGCCCAGCTGATGTACACGCTCCGGCGGGCGGGCGTACAGCCCGGCTCGGTGGTGAGCGTGACGGAGTCCCCGGGGGGTGTGCTGGTCGGCAGTGGCGGCGAGGCGGCCGAGCTGGGCGCGGAGGTCGCCTCCCACGTCTTCGTGGCGAAGCGCTGA